One window of the Nocardioides jiangxiensis genome contains the following:
- a CDS encoding peptidoglycan recognition protein family protein — translation MTRLGILQPLIIPALALALVPPGAPAVPHVALASGAATAPSGVGLRPGETPVRIRTLSLPGRLVEHAPRLRSTHPLPLDSAEQVAVTWAAGQPAPQVEIRTRAAARWSTWEAVQPLEDGEASEGNGTAGSDLAWVGHRSDVQIRVRGALPRGLSAVLIDPGHRDADADPRAASTPDAPEPGAPTHDASTQDASTYGGAVPAAYRLAADTTTSTTYHDTVLDSPPKTTFPTPHAPRPFIYTRHAWNADESLRPNPPEYSLTISQVHLHHTVSTNSYTRSEVPAMIRGMYSYHVKTLGWNDIGYNFLVDRFGRIWEGRYGGITYPVRGAHTLGFNHRSVGISVIGNFETAKPTDALLSSVARLAAWKLDLYGRPASGTTSRTSEGSDLYPNGEVVRLPVFDGHRDTNQTACPGRYLYARLPDLRRWAQRIENQY, via the coding sequence ATGACACGTCTCGGAATCCTGCAGCCCCTGATCATCCCGGCCCTGGCCCTCGCCCTCGTGCCGCCAGGCGCGCCTGCGGTGCCCCACGTCGCCCTCGCGTCCGGTGCCGCGACCGCACCTTCCGGAGTGGGCCTCCGCCCCGGTGAGACGCCCGTGCGCATCCGCACGCTGTCCCTCCCCGGTCGGCTCGTGGAGCACGCGCCCCGGTTGCGCTCGACCCACCCCCTTCCGCTCGACAGTGCAGAGCAGGTGGCCGTGACCTGGGCCGCGGGGCAGCCCGCTCCGCAGGTCGAGATCCGCACGCGGGCCGCTGCCCGGTGGTCCACGTGGGAAGCGGTGCAGCCGCTCGAGGACGGCGAGGCGTCCGAGGGCAACGGCACCGCCGGCAGCGACCTGGCCTGGGTCGGTCACCGCTCCGACGTGCAGATCCGGGTCCGGGGCGCGCTGCCCCGCGGCCTCTCCGCCGTGCTGATCGACCCGGGGCACCGCGATGCCGATGCCGACCCGCGGGCTGCCTCGACGCCGGACGCGCCGGAGCCGGGCGCGCCGACGCACGACGCGTCGACGCAGGACGCGTCGACGTACGGCGGGGCGGTCCCTGCGGCGTACCGGCTCGCGGCGGACACGACGACCAGCACGACATACCACGACACGGTGCTGGACTCGCCGCCGAAGACGACGTTCCCCACGCCGCACGCCCCGCGGCCCTTCATCTACACCCGTCACGCCTGGAACGCCGACGAGTCGCTGCGCCCCAACCCGCCCGAGTACAGCCTGACGATCTCGCAGGTGCACCTGCACCACACGGTGTCGACCAACAGCTACACGCGGTCCGAGGTGCCGGCGATGATCCGCGGCATGTACAGCTACCACGTGAAGACGCTGGGCTGGAACGACATCGGCTACAACTTCCTCGTCGACCGGTTCGGACGGATCTGGGAGGGCCGCTACGGCGGCATCACCTACCCGGTGCGCGGCGCGCACACCCTCGGGTTCAACCACCGCTCGGTCGGCATCTCGGTGATCGGCAACTTCGAGACCGCCAAGCCCACGGACGCCCTGCTCAGCTCGGTGGCCAGGCTCGCGGCGTGGAAGCTCGACCTCTACGGCCGGCCAGCCTCCGGGACCACCTCGCGCACCTCCGAGGGCAGCGATCTCTACCCCAACGGCGAGGTGGTGAGGCTGCCGGTCTTCGACGGGCACCGCGACACCAACCAGACGGCCTGCCCGGGCCGCTACCTCTACGCGCGACTGCCTGACCTGCGTCGCTGGGCCCAGCGGATCGAGAACCAGTACTGA
- the metG gene encoding methionine--tRNA ligase has protein sequence MSKVLSAVAWPYANGPRHIGHVAGFGVPSDVFSRYMRMAGHDVLMVSGSDEHGTPILIAADEAGLTPQQLVDQNHRLIVEDLTALGVSYDLYTRTTTRNHEATVQELFLGVYENGYFVEETTFGAISPSTGRTLPDRYIEGTCPNCGYDGARGDQCDNCGKQLDPQDLKNPRSKINGETPEFIETQHFFLDLPALAEALGEWLDQREASGLWRPNVIKFSKNILDEIRPRAMTRDIDWGITVPLDGWRENPTKKLYVWFDAVIGYLSASIEWARRSGNPEAWRDWWNDPEALSYYFMGKDNITFHSQIWPAELLAYDGKGSRGGSPRSLGSLNLPTEVVSSEFLTMEGKKFSSSKKIVIYVRDLLARYQVDAFRYFVASAGPESQDSDFTWAEFVRRTNDELVAGWGNLVNRTANLIAKNYGELPAAGDLEPVDLAVLEAVEGAFATVGDLIAHHRQKAAIGEAMRVVGEVNKYVSDLEPWKLKGEENAARLATVLHVMAQCVVDLNVVLSPFMPHSANAIDAIMGGSGDVQPMPAIVEADDLDGGAGYPIITGDYTTARSWGRTPIVPGTPVAKPAPVFVKLDPSVVEEELERLNG, from the coding sequence ATGAGCAAGGTTCTCTCCGCTGTCGCATGGCCGTACGCCAACGGTCCCCGCCACATCGGCCACGTGGCCGGTTTCGGCGTCCCGTCCGACGTCTTCAGCCGCTACATGCGGATGGCGGGCCACGACGTGCTCATGGTGTCCGGCTCCGACGAGCACGGCACCCCGATCCTGATCGCTGCCGACGAGGCCGGCCTGACGCCGCAGCAGCTCGTCGACCAGAACCACCGGCTGATCGTCGAGGACCTCACCGCCCTCGGTGTCTCCTACGACCTGTACACGCGCACCACGACCCGCAACCACGAGGCGACCGTCCAGGAGCTCTTCCTCGGCGTCTACGAGAACGGCTACTTCGTCGAGGAGACGACGTTCGGCGCCATCTCGCCCTCGACCGGCCGCACGCTGCCCGACCGCTACATCGAGGGCACCTGCCCCAACTGCGGCTACGACGGCGCGCGCGGCGACCAGTGCGACAACTGCGGCAAGCAGCTCGACCCGCAGGACCTGAAGAACCCGCGCTCGAAGATCAACGGCGAGACGCCGGAGTTCATCGAGACCCAGCACTTCTTCCTCGACCTGCCGGCGCTCGCCGAGGCGCTGGGGGAGTGGCTGGACCAGCGCGAGGCCTCGGGCCTGTGGCGCCCCAACGTCATCAAGTTCTCCAAGAACATCCTCGACGAGATCCGGCCGCGCGCGATGACCCGCGACATCGACTGGGGCATCACCGTCCCGCTCGACGGCTGGCGCGAGAACCCGACCAAGAAGCTCTACGTCTGGTTCGACGCGGTCATCGGTTACCTCTCCGCCTCGATCGAGTGGGCGCGTCGTTCGGGCAACCCGGAGGCGTGGCGTGACTGGTGGAACGACCCCGAGGCCCTGTCGTACTACTTCATGGGCAAGGACAACATCACCTTCCACAGCCAGATCTGGCCCGCCGAGCTCCTCGCCTACGACGGCAAGGGCTCCCGTGGCGGCTCCCCGCGCTCGCTCGGCTCGCTCAACCTGCCGACCGAGGTCGTGTCGTCGGAGTTCCTGACGATGGAGGGCAAGAAGTTCTCCTCGTCGAAGAAGATCGTGATCTACGTGCGGGACCTGCTGGCGCGCTACCAGGTCGACGCGTTCCGCTACTTCGTCGCCTCCGCCGGCCCGGAGTCCCAGGACTCCGACTTCACCTGGGCGGAGTTCGTGCGCCGCACCAACGACGAGCTGGTCGCGGGCTGGGGCAACCTGGTCAACCGCACGGCCAACCTGATCGCCAAGAACTACGGCGAGCTGCCCGCGGCCGGTGACCTCGAGCCGGTCGACCTCGCCGTGCTCGAGGCCGTGGAGGGGGCCTTCGCGACCGTCGGCGACCTCATCGCGCACCACCGCCAGAAGGCCGCCATCGGCGAGGCGATGCGCGTGGTCGGCGAGGTCAACAAGTACGTCTCCGACCTCGAGCCCTGGAAGCTCAAGGGCGAGGAGAACGCCGCCAGGCTCGCCACCGTCCTGCACGTCATGGCGCAGTGCGTGGTCGACCTCAACGTGGTGCTGTCGCCCTTCATGCCGCACTCCGCCAACGCGATCGACGCGATCATGGGCGGCTCGGGCGACGTGCAGCCGATGCCGGCGATCGTCGAGGCCGACGACCTCGACGGCGGTGCGGGCTACCCGATCATCACGGGTGACTACACGACCGCACGCTCGTGGGGCCGCACCCCGATCGTCCCTGGTACCCCGGTCGCGAAGCCGGCGCCGGTCTTCGTGAAGCTCGACCCGTCGGTGGTCGAGGAGGAGCTCGAGCGCCTCAACGGCTGA
- a CDS encoding DUF885 domain-containing protein translates to MTRPVDQLTDQYVTDVAALDPISATAMGVPGHDHELPDLSPDGHAAREALARAGFAAVSAATPSDEREQVAKDAYLERTGLEIETIDAGLARHELSVISGWSNAIRESFDLLPTATAEDWETIGSRLSAIPTALEQYRTTLLEEAAAGRVVARRQYVEHAAQIAGWTGQRTSANFFTDLVAAAPDGQREALGRAARSASAAYAEFGAFLTNELAPLGRAADGVGREHYALASRQFLGATVDLEATYAWGWEELARIEADMDRTATRIVPGGSIADAVAALDADPSRDLGSREAFQAWMQEKSDGIVRDFNGVHFDIDPAIQRLECRVAPVNDGGAWYTPPSEDLSRPGTMWFSFTDDHQTFSTWRETTTVFHEGVPGHHLQCAQAVLRADLLNRWQRLMCWVSGHGEGWALYSERLMDELGFFADPGDRLGFLDMQGFRAARVVVDIGVHLGLTIPPNPWNWRVGETWTAELVLEFMRAHSRMDDGSLKFEVNRYLGWPGQAPSYKVGERIWLEARAEAQSRAGSAFDLKAFHTAALDLGSLGLDPLKAALARL, encoded by the coding sequence ATGACCCGCCCCGTGGACCAGCTCACCGACCAGTACGTCACCGATGTCGCCGCGCTCGACCCGATCAGCGCCACCGCGATGGGGGTCCCGGGCCATGACCACGAGCTGCCCGACCTCTCCCCCGACGGTCATGCTGCGCGGGAGGCGCTGGCCCGCGCGGGCTTCGCGGCGGTGTCCGCGGCGACGCCGTCCGACGAGCGCGAGCAGGTCGCCAAGGACGCCTACCTCGAGCGAACCGGTCTCGAGATCGAGACGATCGACGCCGGGCTGGCACGCCACGAGCTGTCCGTGATCAGCGGCTGGTCCAACGCCATCCGCGAGTCCTTCGACCTGCTTCCGACGGCGACGGCCGAGGACTGGGAGACGATCGGGTCGCGGCTCTCCGCCATCCCCACCGCCCTCGAGCAGTACCGCACCACACTGCTGGAGGAGGCCGCCGCCGGGCGCGTCGTCGCCCGCCGGCAGTACGTCGAGCACGCGGCGCAGATCGCGGGCTGGACCGGTCAGCGCACCTCGGCCAACTTCTTCACCGACCTCGTGGCCGCCGCACCGGACGGCCAGCGTGAGGCGCTCGGCCGGGCCGCCAGGTCCGCGTCGGCGGCGTACGCGGAGTTCGGCGCGTTCCTGACCAACGAGCTGGCCCCGCTCGGCCGCGCGGCCGACGGCGTCGGCCGCGAGCACTACGCCCTGGCGTCGCGCCAGTTCCTCGGAGCGACCGTCGACCTCGAGGCCACCTACGCGTGGGGCTGGGAGGAGCTGGCCCGGATCGAGGCGGACATGGACCGCACCGCCACGCGGATCGTTCCCGGAGGGTCGATCGCCGATGCCGTGGCGGCCCTCGACGCCGATCCCTCGCGCGACCTCGGGTCGCGCGAGGCGTTCCAGGCCTGGATGCAGGAGAAGTCCGACGGCATCGTCCGCGACTTCAACGGGGTCCACTTCGACATCGACCCGGCGATCCAGCGCCTCGAGTGCCGTGTGGCACCCGTCAACGACGGGGGTGCCTGGTACACGCCGCCCTCGGAGGACCTGTCCCGGCCCGGCACGATGTGGTTCTCCTTCACCGACGACCACCAGACCTTCTCCACGTGGCGCGAGACCACGACCGTCTTCCACGAGGGCGTGCCCGGCCACCACCTGCAGTGCGCCCAGGCGGTGCTGCGCGCCGACCTGCTCAACCGCTGGCAGCGGCTGATGTGCTGGGTCAGCGGCCACGGTGAGGGATGGGCTCTCTACTCCGAGCGGCTGATGGACGAGCTCGGGTTCTTCGCCGACCCGGGCGACCGGCTCGGCTTCCTCGACATGCAGGGCTTCCGCGCCGCGCGGGTCGTCGTCGACATCGGCGTCCACCTCGGTCTGACCATCCCGCCCAACCCCTGGAACTGGCGGGTCGGCGAGACGTGGACCGCCGAGCTGGTCCTCGAGTTCATGCGGGCCCACTCGCGCATGGACGACGGGTCGCTGAAGTTCGAGGTCAACCGCTACCTCGGCTGGCCGGGACAGGCGCCGTCCTACAAGGTCGGCGAGCGGATCTGGCTCGAGGCACGCGCCGAGGCGCAGTCCCGGGCCGGGTCGGCGTTCGACCTGAAGGCGTTCCACACGGCCGCGCTCGACCTGGGCTCGCTCGGGCTGGACCCGCTCAAGGCCGCGCTCGCGCGGCTCTGA
- a CDS encoding nitroreductase — protein sequence MTSDAFASLAALQDRRSTCRAYADEPVPAETLDALLRMAQRTASWCNTQPWQVEVVSGAALVDLREALVAHVLSSPTSPDLEWPTSFPGVYGERRRECGFQLYDALGIERSDKDARFVQMLKNFEFFGAPHVAIVHTPAELGPYGAVDAGLWLQSFLLGAEALGLGAAPQAALASYGAFFREWFGLGEDRMVVFGVSFGFPAADAPVNGFRTDRAAVSDAVRLH from the coding sequence ATGACGTCCGATGCCTTCGCGTCCCTCGCCGCCCTGCAGGACCGCCGCTCCACCTGCCGCGCGTACGCCGACGAGCCGGTGCCCGCCGAGACCCTCGACGCGCTCCTGCGGATGGCCCAGCGCACCGCCTCGTGGTGCAACACGCAACCGTGGCAGGTCGAGGTCGTGTCCGGGGCGGCGTTGGTCGACCTGCGGGAGGCCCTGGTCGCCCACGTGCTGTCCTCGCCGACCTCCCCCGACCTGGAGTGGCCGACCTCCTTCCCGGGCGTCTACGGCGAGCGCCGCCGCGAGTGCGGCTTCCAGCTGTACGACGCCCTGGGCATCGAGCGCTCCGACAAGGACGCCCGCTTCGTGCAGATGCTGAAGAACTTCGAGTTCTTCGGGGCACCGCACGTCGCGATCGTGCACACACCGGCCGAGCTCGGGCCCTACGGCGCCGTCGACGCGGGGCTGTGGCTGCAGTCGTTCCTGCTCGGCGCGGAGGCGCTGGGCCTGGGCGCCGCACCGCAGGCGGCACTGGCGTCGTACGGGGCCTTCTTCCGCGAGTGGTTCGGACTGGGCGAGGACAGGATGGTCGTCTTCGGCGTCTCCTTCGGCTTCCCCGCGGCCGACGCGCCGGTCAACGGGTTCCGCACGGACCGGGCCGCTGTCTCCGATGCGGTGCGCTTGCACTGA
- a CDS encoding ribose-5-phosphate isomerase: MRVHLGSDHAGLELKDHLMNWLVDNGYEPVDHGPFVYDALDDYPVFCIRAAEAVAAEQADGLDSLGVVIGGSGNGEQMAANKVIGVRAALVWNDATAQLAREHNNANVVSVGGRQHTLEEMTRFVGIFLSEPFPGDERHVRRIAMMSDYEVTRELPPLPESAMSGPADRD; the protein is encoded by the coding sequence ATGCGCGTTCACCTCGGCAGCGACCACGCCGGCCTCGAGCTCAAGGACCACCTGATGAACTGGCTGGTCGACAACGGCTACGAGCCGGTCGACCACGGTCCGTTCGTCTACGACGCCCTCGACGACTACCCGGTCTTCTGCATCCGTGCGGCGGAGGCCGTTGCGGCCGAGCAGGCCGACGGGCTCGACTCGCTCGGTGTCGTCATCGGCGGTTCCGGCAACGGCGAGCAGATGGCGGCCAACAAGGTGATCGGCGTCCGCGCCGCCCTCGTCTGGAACGACGCCACTGCGCAGCTCGCCCGCGAGCACAACAACGCCAACGTGGTCTCCGTCGGAGGCCGCCAGCACACGCTGGAGGAGATGACCCGCTTCGTCGGCATCTTCCTCTCCGAGCCGTTCCCGGGCGACGAGCGCCACGTCCGCCGCATCGCGATGATGAGCGACTACGAGGTCACCCGCGAGCTCCCGCCGCTCCCGGAGTCGGCGATGTCCGGCCCGGCCGACCGGGACTGA
- a CDS encoding Fpg/Nei family DNA glycosylase, giving the protein MPEGHTLRRLAIDLTAAFGGEVVAVSSPQGRFAADAAQLDGTELVAADSAGKHLFVEFSGERFVHIHLGLIGKLDVRRGPAPAPQGAVRLRLATPSWYADLRGATRCDLVDAARKAAVVAELGPDPLRPDADPDRAWARIGRSERSIGDLLMDQAVLAGVGNVYRAEVLFRHRIDPQRPGRTLRKAQWQAMWDDLVVLMAEGVRLNRIDTVRPEHTPEAMGRAPRVDDHGGEVYVYRRTGQACLVCGASVRTQDLKGRNLFWCPRCQPTFRSRARSAP; this is encoded by the coding sequence GTGCCCGAGGGGCACACCCTCCGACGCCTCGCGATCGACCTCACCGCCGCCTTCGGTGGTGAGGTCGTCGCCGTCTCCAGCCCGCAGGGCCGCTTCGCTGCCGACGCGGCGCAGCTCGACGGCACCGAGCTGGTCGCCGCCGACTCGGCGGGCAAGCACCTCTTCGTCGAGTTCTCCGGCGAGCGGTTCGTCCACATCCACCTCGGCCTGATCGGCAAGCTCGACGTACGCCGTGGGCCCGCGCCGGCCCCGCAGGGAGCGGTCCGCCTGCGCCTCGCCACCCCCTCCTGGTACGCCGACCTCCGCGGGGCAACCCGCTGCGACCTCGTCGACGCGGCCCGCAAGGCCGCGGTCGTGGCCGAGCTCGGGCCGGACCCGCTGCGGCCCGACGCCGACCCCGACCGGGCCTGGGCGCGGATCGGGAGGAGCGAGCGGAGCATCGGCGACCTGCTGATGGACCAGGCGGTCCTCGCGGGCGTCGGCAACGTCTACCGCGCCGAGGTGCTCTTCCGGCACCGGATCGACCCGCAGCGCCCAGGCCGCACCCTCCGCAAGGCCCAGTGGCAGGCGATGTGGGACGACCTCGTCGTGCTCATGGCCGAGGGGGTGCGGCTCAACCGCATCGACACGGTGCGCCCCGAGCACACCCCGGAGGCGATGGGCCGTGCGCCGCGCGTCGACGACCACGGCGGCGAGGTCTACGTCTACCGGCGCACCGGCCAGGCGTGCCTGGTGTGCGGTGCGTCCGTGAGGACGCAGGACCTCAAGGGACGCAATCTCTTCTGGTGCCCGCGTTGCCAGCCGACTTTCCGTTCGCGGGCCCGCTCTGCACCGTAG
- a CDS encoding PP2C family protein-serine/threonine phosphatase, with amino-acid sequence MARAHRMTSLATLRGRGQLLVLYAHVVGVLACAAVLTGSPDLVPITVFILPLFFASHYLGPKHLPWYVVFLLGIMLVCVAQRQRSDLRTAIGVVVVFALAFLVLRSSFRRSRLGVSGPRGESMLVDLRDRILSQGMLPPLPAEWYAETALRSAGGTPFAGDFVVASRPGNGRRLELVVVDVSGKGEDAGTRSLLLSGAFSGLLNALPPREFLPAANDYLIRQDWDEGFATAIHLSLDLCTGDFELRAAGHPPAVQLVAGAGRWVVHPSEGGTVLGVLEDAEFPAVTGTMRRGDALLLYTDGLVENRSRDIALGIDRLQGQGERLLRTSMDDGARRLIDKLGSRNDDRALLLVHRR; translated from the coding sequence GTGGCCCGCGCCCACCGCATGACCAGTCTGGCCACCCTCCGGGGGCGGGGCCAGCTCCTCGTGCTGTACGCCCACGTCGTGGGCGTCCTCGCGTGCGCGGCGGTCCTGACCGGGAGCCCGGACCTGGTCCCGATCACGGTCTTCATCCTCCCGCTCTTCTTCGCCAGCCACTACCTCGGGCCGAAGCACCTTCCCTGGTACGTCGTCTTCCTGCTCGGGATCATGCTCGTCTGCGTCGCCCAGCGTCAGCGCAGCGACCTGCGCACGGCGATCGGCGTCGTGGTCGTCTTCGCGCTCGCGTTCCTGGTGCTCCGCAGCTCCTTCCGGCGCTCGCGGCTCGGTGTGTCGGGTCCTCGTGGCGAGTCGATGCTCGTCGACCTGCGCGACCGGATCCTGTCGCAGGGCATGCTGCCGCCGCTGCCTGCGGAGTGGTACGCCGAGACCGCCCTGCGCTCGGCGGGCGGCACGCCGTTCGCCGGTGACTTCGTGGTGGCCTCGCGGCCTGGCAACGGGCGGCGCCTGGAGCTCGTGGTCGTCGACGTGTCCGGCAAGGGAGAGGACGCCGGCACCCGCTCGCTCCTGCTGTCGGGCGCCTTCAGCGGCCTGCTCAACGCACTTCCGCCGCGGGAGTTCCTGCCGGCGGCCAACGACTACCTGATCCGTCAGGACTGGGACGAGGGGTTCGCGACGGCGATCCACCTCTCCCTCGACCTGTGCACAGGGGACTTCGAGCTGCGGGCGGCAGGCCACCCGCCGGCCGTGCAGCTCGTCGCCGGAGCCGGGCGCTGGGTCGTGCACCCCTCGGAGGGCGGCACCGTCCTCGGTGTGCTCGAGGACGCCGAGTTCCCGGCGGTGACCGGCACGATGCGCCGCGGCGACGCGCTGCTGCTCTACACCGACGGCCTGGTCGAGAACCGCAGCCGCGACATCGCCCTCGGCATCGACCGCCTGCAGGGCCAGGGGGAGCGGCTGCTCCGCACCAGCATGGACGACGGCGCCCGTCGGCTGATCGACAAGCTGGGCTCGCGCAACGACGACCGCGCGCTGCTGCTGGTCCACCGCCGGTGA